The Microbulbifer sp. YPW1 genome contains a region encoding:
- a CDS encoding DUF3094 family protein — translation MSEQDSTVPPKKLSDEDQAKVDTYLKSGYNDVERKPFRPFLLLGVILVVLTALSLLSLVIARTKGVV, via the coding sequence ATGTCTGAACAAGACTCCACAGTCCCGCCAAAAAAGCTTTCCGACGAAGACCAGGCCAAGGTCGATACCTACCTGAAAAGCGGTTACAACGATGTCGAGCGCAAACCTTTCCGCCCGTTCCTGCTGCTCGGGGTGATACTGGTGGTGCTCACCGCACTGTCCCTGCTCAGCCTGGTAATTGCGCGCACCAAGGGTGTCGTTTGA
- a CDS encoding EVE domain-containing protein encodes MNYWLFKSEPDEYSLADLKNEPGQTGRWDGIRNYQARNFLRDAVQEGDGVLFYHSACKVPAVVGTARVVKTAYPDPAQFDPESKYFDIKASTDKPRWFCVDIQWQSEFARPVPLKQIKQDLALAEMVLVKQGRLSIQPVTPDQWQALVQLGK; translated from the coding sequence ATGAATTACTGGCTATTCAAGTCAGAACCGGACGAATACAGCCTCGCGGATCTCAAGAACGAACCGGGCCAGACCGGCCGCTGGGACGGTATCCGCAACTACCAGGCGCGCAATTTCCTGCGGGATGCGGTACAGGAGGGAGATGGTGTGCTCTTCTACCACAGCGCCTGCAAGGTGCCCGCTGTCGTCGGCACCGCCCGGGTGGTGAAGACCGCCTACCCCGATCCGGCCCAGTTTGACCCGGAGAGCAAATACTTCGACATCAAAGCCAGCACGGATAAACCGCGCTGGTTCTGTGTGGATATCCAGTGGCAGAGCGAATTCGCCCGCCCGGTGCCGCTGAAACAGATCAAGCAGGACCTGGCACTGGCGGAGATGGTGCTGGTAAAGCAGGGGCGTCTGTCGATCCAGCCGGTAACCCCGGATCAGTGGCAGGCACTGGTCCAACTCGGAAAATAG
- a CDS encoding sensor histidine kinase — protein MGTSVFNWLSEWLGSERNQYRALQWSGWAGYTLLTFIGGFFWVENHWLYTGYIAVATASGIAISEGMRRGFQRLWNQQPAQRLLGTLGVIVVGAALWAAIKFGGSLWLYGRESDEHPVVLAVYWFSYSFLIYMTWTALYYGIKYYQASLLQQEKALKAESIAHQSQLKMLRYQLNPHFLFNTLNAISTLILEQDGKTANSMVTRLSQFLRHSLDNDPMQKVTLAKEVEALMLYLDIEKVRFADRLQVNVDLDGDAPEALVPSLLLQPIVENAIKYGISQREWGGQITIKARVFAGELLLEISDNGPGVPEAELAQLGRGSGVGIRNTCERLQALYGVEQKTRFCNRPEGGLAVHLRIPFERD, from the coding sequence ATGGGTACTTCTGTTTTCAATTGGCTGTCCGAATGGCTGGGGTCCGAACGCAACCAGTACCGGGCGTTGCAGTGGAGTGGCTGGGCCGGCTATACGCTGTTGACGTTTATCGGCGGCTTTTTCTGGGTCGAGAACCACTGGCTGTACACCGGGTATATCGCCGTGGCTACCGCATCCGGTATCGCGATCTCCGAGGGGATGCGGCGGGGTTTCCAGCGCCTGTGGAACCAGCAGCCGGCACAGCGTCTGCTAGGCACACTTGGCGTCATCGTTGTGGGTGCGGCGCTGTGGGCGGCGATCAAGTTTGGCGGCTCCCTGTGGCTGTACGGGCGGGAGAGCGATGAGCACCCGGTGGTGCTGGCAGTCTACTGGTTTTCCTATTCCTTCCTGATCTACATGACCTGGACGGCACTTTACTACGGGATCAAGTACTATCAGGCTTCCCTGTTGCAGCAGGAAAAGGCCCTGAAGGCCGAGTCCATTGCGCACCAGTCGCAGTTGAAGATGCTGCGCTACCAGCTCAATCCGCACTTCCTGTTCAACACCCTGAACGCCATCTCCACCCTGATCCTGGAGCAGGATGGCAAGACGGCGAACAGCATGGTGACGCGCCTGTCCCAGTTCCTGCGCCATTCCCTGGACAACGATCCGATGCAGAAGGTGACTCTGGCGAAAGAGGTCGAGGCGCTGATGCTGTACCTGGATATCGAGAAGGTACGCTTTGCCGATCGCCTGCAGGTGAATGTGGATCTCGATGGCGATGCGCCCGAAGCGCTGGTTCCCAGCCTGTTGCTGCAACCAATCGTCGAGAACGCCATCAAATACGGTATCTCCCAGCGCGAGTGGGGTGGTCAGATCACCATCAAGGCGCGGGTGTTTGCCGGTGAGCTGTTGCTTGAGATCAGCGACAACGGCCCCGGTGTTCCGGAGGCGGAATTGGCACAGCTGGGCAGAGGTAGCGGCGTGGGTATCCGCAATACCTGCGAGCGCCTGCAGGCACTGTACGGTGTCGAGCAGAAGACCCGCTTTTGCAATCGCCCGGAAGGCGGTCTGGCGGTACATCTGCGGATTCCATTTGAACGGGACTGA
- a CDS encoding LytTR family DNA-binding domain-containing protein has translation MSSDSLKVIIVDDEPLARRGLRLRLENLGGVEVVAECGNGREAKEQIERLKPDVAFLDIQMPGVTGLELVQLLPKDEIPQIVFVTAYDQYAVEAFEVNAVDYVLKPIEEDRLDRALQRVRDKLGSENLAAQREQLLEAVADLTQESPESLEVKLAAGELGSSRYPEKIAIKDSGKITLVPAREIDWIDAAGDYMCVHANGETHVMRITMKELEQQLDPKVFQRIHRSTIVNLKRVREICAHINGEYHLVLNNGERLKMSRSYKNKVQHFI, from the coding sequence GTGAGTAGCGACAGTCTGAAAGTCATTATTGTGGACGATGAGCCCCTGGCCCGACGCGGCCTGCGACTGCGCCTGGAAAACCTGGGTGGTGTCGAAGTGGTGGCCGAGTGTGGCAACGGCCGCGAGGCGAAAGAGCAGATCGAACGGCTCAAGCCAGACGTCGCATTCCTGGATATCCAGATGCCGGGAGTGACCGGGCTGGAGCTGGTACAGCTGTTGCCGAAAGATGAAATCCCCCAGATTGTTTTCGTAACCGCCTACGACCAGTACGCCGTAGAGGCATTCGAGGTGAACGCGGTGGATTACGTGTTGAAGCCCATTGAGGAGGATCGTCTGGACCGCGCGCTGCAGCGGGTGCGCGACAAGCTCGGCAGTGAAAACCTGGCCGCGCAGCGCGAGCAGTTACTTGAGGCCGTGGCAGACCTGACCCAGGAATCCCCGGAGTCTCTGGAGGTCAAGCTGGCAGCGGGAGAGTTGGGCAGCAGTCGTTACCCGGAAAAAATCGCGATCAAGGATTCCGGCAAAATCACCCTGGTGCCGGCGCGGGAGATCGACTGGATCGATGCTGCCGGTGACTACATGTGCGTGCACGCCAACGGCGAGACACATGTCATGCGCATCACCATGAAGGAGTTGGAGCAGCAGCTGGACCCGAAAGTATTTCAGCGCATCCACCGCTCCACCATCGTCAACCTGAAGCGGGTGCGTGAGATCTGTGCGCACATCAACGGTGAGTATCACCTGGTGCTGAATAACGGTGAGCGTCTGAAGATGAGCCGCAGTTACAAGAACAAGGTGCAGCACTTTATCTGA
- a CDS encoding acyl-CoA dehydrogenase C-terminal domain-containing protein translates to MAEYKAPLREMNFLLHEVFEADKLWARLPALAETADRETADAILEEMAKLAANTLDPINRTGDEEGCHWNDGVVTTPKGFPEAYATYCEGGWGALVGNPEFGGMGMPKMLGAQVEEMICSANISFALYPVLTNGACLAIDAHASEELKQKYLPNMYAGTWAGAMDLTEPHAGTDLGIIRTKAEPQEDGSYSITGSKIFITGGEHDLSENIIHLVLAKLPDAPKGPKGISLFLVPKIMVNDDGTLGERNAVSCGSIEHKMGIKASSTCAMNFDGAKGWLVGELNKGLAAMFTMMNYERLGVGIQGLGASERSYQSAIEYARDRVQSRSPEGAKLPEKAADPIIVHPDVRRMLLTQKALIGGGRALSTYVAKWLDLAKFGEGEEKKHAEALVALLTPVAKAFFTDKGLECTVLGQQVFGGHGYIREWGQEQLVRDVRITQIYEGTNGIQALDLIGRKTVANGGAFFDLFAADVQAFIDANGDNEALAEFIQPLGAELQRLKEVTAAVIEAAKTDPNAPGAASVEYLHLFGYVAYAYMWAKVVSVAAPQADADDFYRTQVKTARFFFARLLPQATALANSVLAGSETLMDLEEALF, encoded by the coding sequence ATGGCTGAATACAAGGCGCCGTTGCGCGAGATGAACTTCCTGCTGCACGAGGTTTTTGAGGCCGATAAGCTGTGGGCGCGTCTACCGGCTCTGGCAGAGACCGCCGACCGCGAAACCGCCGATGCCATCCTCGAAGAGATGGCCAAGTTGGCCGCGAATACCCTCGACCCGATCAACCGCACCGGCGATGAAGAGGGCTGCCACTGGAACGACGGCGTGGTGACCACCCCGAAAGGTTTCCCTGAAGCTTACGCCACCTACTGCGAAGGTGGCTGGGGTGCGCTGGTGGGCAACCCGGAATTCGGCGGTATGGGTATGCCGAAGATGCTGGGCGCCCAGGTAGAGGAAATGATCTGCTCCGCCAATATCTCCTTCGCCCTGTATCCGGTGCTGACCAACGGTGCCTGTCTGGCGATCGATGCGCACGCCAGCGAAGAGCTTAAGCAGAAGTACCTGCCGAACATGTATGCCGGCACCTGGGCCGGCGCCATGGACCTGACCGAGCCGCATGCCGGCACCGATCTCGGCATCATCCGCACCAAGGCGGAGCCTCAGGAAGACGGTAGCTACAGCATTACCGGTTCCAAGATCTTCATTACCGGCGGCGAGCACGACCTGTCTGAAAATATCATTCACCTGGTGCTGGCCAAGTTGCCGGATGCACCCAAGGGGCCGAAGGGGATTTCCCTGTTCCTGGTGCCCAAGATCATGGTCAACGATGACGGCACCCTGGGTGAGCGCAATGCCGTAAGCTGCGGTTCCATCGAGCACAAGATGGGCATCAAGGCTTCATCCACCTGTGCGATGAACTTCGACGGCGCCAAGGGTTGGCTGGTTGGCGAGCTGAACAAGGGCCTCGCCGCCATGTTCACCATGATGAACTACGAGCGCCTGGGTGTGGGTATCCAGGGCCTCGGTGCTTCCGAGCGCTCTTACCAGAGCGCCATCGAATACGCCCGCGACCGCGTACAGAGTCGCTCTCCGGAAGGTGCCAAGCTGCCGGAAAAAGCAGCTGACCCGATCATCGTGCACCCCGATGTACGCCGCATGCTGCTGACCCAGAAGGCATTGATTGGCGGGGGCCGTGCGCTGTCCACCTACGTCGCCAAGTGGCTCGACCTGGCCAAATTCGGCGAGGGCGAGGAGAAGAAACACGCTGAAGCACTGGTGGCGCTGTTGACCCCGGTAGCCAAGGCGTTCTTTACCGATAAAGGGCTCGAGTGCACCGTACTTGGCCAGCAGGTATTCGGTGGCCACGGCTATATCCGCGAGTGGGGGCAGGAGCAGCTGGTGCGCGACGTGCGCATCACCCAGATCTACGAGGGCACCAACGGTATCCAGGCGCTGGACCTGATCGGTCGCAAGACCGTCGCCAACGGCGGCGCCTTCTTCGATCTGTTCGCCGCCGATGTACAGGCATTTATCGATGCCAACGGGGATAACGAAGCTCTGGCGGAATTCATCCAGCCGCTCGGCGCAGAGCTGCAGCGCCTGAAAGAGGTTACCGCGGCGGTTATTGAGGCGGCGAAAACCGACCCCAATGCACCGGGCGCGGCTTCCGTGGAATACCTGCACCTGTTCGGCTACGTGGCTTACGCCTACATGTGGGCCAAAGTGGTGAGCGTTGCGGCCCCGCAGGCCGACGCGGACGACTTCTACCGCACCCAGGTCAAGACCGCGCGCTTCTTCTTCGCTCGCCTGCTGCCCCAGGCCACCGCGCTGGCCAACAGCGTGCTCGCCGGCAGCGAGACCCTGATGGATCTCGAAGAAGCGTTGTTCTAA
- a CDS encoding nitroreductase family protein: protein MSHAEGFTPLKFERLDGDSMTARARAFYHLMKQRRSVRDFSAVPVPRAVIEDAVRTAGSAPSGANMQPWHFCVVESAALKREIRLAAEAEEREFYERRASEEWLDALAPLGTDAQKPFLETAPYLIVIFLKKFSEGEQGEQRKNYYTAESVGIATGMLLAALHNAGVATLTHTPSPMKFLNSILGRPANERPYMIVVAGLPAEGARVPAISKKPLDQIAEFL from the coding sequence ATGTCCCATGCTGAAGGTTTTACGCCGCTGAAGTTTGAGCGGCTCGATGGCGATTCCATGACGGCGCGGGCCAGGGCGTTTTATCACCTGATGAAACAGCGCCGCTCGGTGCGGGACTTTTCCGCCGTACCGGTCCCCCGGGCTGTGATTGAGGACGCCGTACGCACCGCCGGCAGCGCGCCCAGCGGCGCGAACATGCAGCCGTGGCACTTTTGCGTGGTGGAATCTGCGGCGCTAAAGCGGGAAATCCGGCTGGCGGCGGAGGCCGAAGAGCGGGAGTTCTATGAGCGGCGCGCTTCGGAGGAGTGGCTGGACGCCCTTGCGCCCCTGGGCACCGATGCGCAGAAGCCTTTCCTGGAAACCGCGCCCTACCTGATCGTGATTTTCCTTAAGAAATTTTCCGAAGGGGAGCAGGGCGAGCAGCGCAAAAATTACTACACCGCCGAATCCGTGGGCATCGCCACCGGCATGTTGCTGGCCGCACTACACAATGCGGGTGTGGCCACGCTCACCCATACCCCGAGCCCGATGAAGTTTCTCAACAGCATCCTAGGGCGCCCTGCGAATGAGCGTCCTTACATGATTGTCGTGGCCGGCTTGCCGGCGGAGGGCGCCCGGGTTCCAGCAATTAGCAAAAAGCCGCTTGACCAGATCGCGGAATTTCTCTGA